The Halalkalibacter krulwichiae genome has a segment encoding these proteins:
- the yqeK gene encoding bis(5'-nucleosyl)-tetraphosphatase (symmetrical) YqeK has translation MNQEQALLKVKPHLTEHRYQHTLGVVEASLELAERYGANKQKAMLAAVFHDYAKFREKEEMKQLVLEKLEDKTFLDYGDELLHAPCGAYYVEHEQGITDQDILNAIRFHTTGRPGMTLLEKVVFLADYIEPNRQFKGVEDVRQIARVNLDDAIIEALKNTTIFLMKRNQPVFPKTIATYNQLIQDKKKEK, from the coding sequence ATGAACCAAGAACAAGCGTTGTTAAAGGTCAAACCCCACCTTACTGAACATCGTTACCAACATACGTTAGGCGTTGTAGAAGCTTCACTGGAACTTGCAGAGCGTTATGGAGCAAATAAACAGAAAGCGATGTTAGCAGCTGTCTTTCATGATTATGCGAAGTTCCGTGAAAAGGAAGAAATGAAACAGCTCGTTCTGGAAAAACTAGAAGATAAGACATTCCTGGATTATGGTGATGAGCTTCTTCATGCTCCATGTGGTGCCTATTATGTCGAACATGAGCAAGGAATTACGGATCAAGACATATTAAATGCCATTCGTTTTCATACGACAGGGCGTCCAGGCATGACTTTGTTGGAAAAAGTTGTTTTTCTTGCTGATTATATTGAACCTAATCGGCAATTTAAAGGAGTCGAAGACGTCAGGCAGATAGCCCGAGTAAATTTAGATGATGCCATTATTGAAGCGTTGAAAAATACAACTATCTTTTTAATGAAGCGAAATCAACCGGTTTTTCCAAAAACAATCGCAACGTATAATCAATTGATTCAAGATAAGAAAAAGGAGAAGTGA
- a CDS encoding nicotinate-nucleotide adenylyltransferase encodes MKKVGLFGGTFNPPHIGHLLFAQEALVSFELDEIWFIPVNVPPHKENNELASNNDRVDMLISATKHNERFHVSTIELERGGPSYTIDTIKQLKQLYKEHQFYFLIGGDMVEYLPHWHKIDELLDLITFIGVHRPGSTVKASRYADQVLLMEMVQVGFSSSLIRKRVQEGKPITFMVPFEVEALMKERSLYEPRTSVVKGQTPPY; translated from the coding sequence GTGAAAAAAGTCGGATTGTTTGGTGGTACTTTTAACCCGCCACATATTGGTCATTTATTGTTTGCTCAAGAAGCATTGGTGTCTTTTGAATTAGATGAAATTTGGTTTATACCAGTGAATGTACCTCCTCATAAAGAGAATAATGAACTAGCTTCTAATAATGACCGAGTCGATATGTTAATTAGTGCAACCAAACATAACGAACGTTTTCATGTATCCACGATTGAACTTGAAAGAGGAGGCCCCTCCTATACAATTGATACGATAAAGCAATTAAAGCAATTGTATAAAGAACATCAATTTTATTTCTTAATTGGTGGAGATATGGTGGAATATCTTCCTCATTGGCATAAAATAGATGAACTCCTTGATTTAATAACATTTATTGGGGTTCATAGACCTGGAAGTACGGTGAAAGCATCTCGTTATGCGGATCAAGTTCTTTTAATGGAGATGGTACAAGTTGGCTTTTCTTCATCCCTTATTCGGAAGCGAGTTCAAGAAGGGAAGCCGATAACGTTTATGGTTCCGTTTGAAGTGGAAGCATTGATGAAAGAGAGGTCATTATATGAACCAAGAACAAGCGTTGTTAAAGGTCAAACCCCACCTTACTGA
- the rsfS gene encoding ribosome silencing factor: MNETPILELAVKAIDDKRAENIVALNMKGVSLIADYFVICHGNSDKQVQAIAYELKKVVQEKGIEIKRLEGFDQARWVLIDLGDVVVHVFHKDERAYYNLEKLWGDAPVVELAGVLG; encoded by the coding sequence GTGAATGAAACACCTATTTTAGAGTTGGCGGTTAAAGCTATAGATGATAAAAGAGCAGAAAATATTGTTGCATTGAATATGAAAGGTGTATCTTTAATTGCCGATTATTTTGTCATTTGTCATGGTAATTCAGACAAGCAAGTACAGGCGATTGCATATGAGCTTAAGAAGGTAGTACAGGAAAAAGGAATTGAAATTAAACGACTAGAAGGTTTTGATCAAGCACGTTGGGTACTTATTGATTTAGGTGATGTCGTTGTTCATGTGTTCCATAAAGATGAACGTGCTTATTATAATTTAGAAAAATTATGGGGAGATGCTCCTGTAGTCGAATTAGCAGGAGTTTTAGGTTAA